One window of the Pedobacter ginsengisoli genome contains the following:
- a CDS encoding Crp/Fnr family transcriptional regulator, whose protein sequence is MILKYLLDNNFKPNFYKKGEVIYEPGAKPRAVYFIKSGKVRMVTVNDDGKEFIQGIFKTNEYFGEPALLVNKPYLAYTIATQDSEIIIVKSDDFFKILKQHPDFSMKLIQTLSHRLFYKSMMLEELANEHAEHRIRTLTAYLFKDVEHNQELKVTRQQLADMSGLRVETVIRIIKKLSDQKELKLIRGKIIKI, encoded by the coding sequence ATGATACTTAAGTATTTGTTAGATAATAATTTTAAGCCCAATTTTTATAAAAAAGGGGAAGTTATTTATGAACCGGGAGCTAAACCCAGAGCCGTTTATTTTATAAAGAGCGGCAAGGTGCGAATGGTAACTGTAAATGATGATGGTAAAGAATTTATTCAAGGTATCTTTAAAACTAACGAGTATTTTGGAGAGCCGGCCTTACTGGTTAATAAACCGTATCTGGCTTATACTATTGCTACTCAGGATTCAGAAATTATAATTGTAAAGAGCGATGATTTTTTTAAAATACTGAAACAACATCCTGATTTTAGTATGAAGCTAATTCAAACGCTTAGCCATCGCTTATTTTATAAATCTATGATGCTCGAAGAATTGGCAAACGAACATGCAGAGCACCGGATAAGAACGCTTACTGCATACCTGTTTAAAGATGTGGAGCATAACCAGGAGCTAAAAGTAACAAGGCAGCAGCTTGCAGATATGAGCGGTTTGAGGGTTGAAACCGTAATCCGAATTATAAAAAAGCTATCCGATCAAAAGGAACTGAAGCTAATAAGAGGCAAAATCATTAAAATTTAA
- a CDS encoding DUF983 domain-containing protein, with the protein MKPISKLQAVVECKCPRCRKGPIFSGKLYAFKGQTTNEYCSVCNLRFEREPGFFYVAMFISYAMNVAEMITIAVAAYVLGVELTYENLWMYIAIIMVGVFLFAPFNYRYSRVFLLHWLTPGLGYDPEAKTVGIVH; encoded by the coding sequence ATGAAACCAATATCAAAATTACAGGCTGTTGTAGAGTGTAAATGTCCGAGATGCAGAAAAGGTCCTATATTTTCTGGGAAGCTTTATGCATTTAAGGGGCAAACAACTAATGAGTATTGTTCGGTATGTAACCTTCGCTTTGAAAGGGAGCCTGGCTTTTTTTATGTAGCAATGTTTATTAGTTATGCTATGAATGTTGCCGAAATGATTACCATTGCCGTAGCGGCATATGTACTTGGTGTAGAGCTTACATACGAGAATCTTTGGATGTATATTGCCATTATTATGGTAGGGGTATTTTTATTCGCTCCATTTAATTACCGTTATTCGAGAGTATTTTTATTACACTGGCTTACACCAGGGTTGGGGTATGATCCCGAAGCTAAAACAGTAGGGATCGTACACTAA